From the genome of Daphnia pulex isolate KAP4 chromosome 12, ASM2113471v1:
ATTTGGCTACATCTCTCATGCTGATGACTGCGATAATCTACAATTTCagaaaactattttattatcaggataaaattaaagtttagatttaaaaaataatacgagTGTGTACGTATATTACCGCAAGAGTCATCCTCATCCGAACGGTCAATGCAATCGTACTCTCCGTCGCACACTAAGGCATAGGGGATGCACTGCCGACCACATCGGAATCCATTTCGACACtatcattcattcattaaattgaaattgattaaGTGGTAGTGTACAACATCATTAACTTTATAGATCGATATCAGATGTCAAAAAGATACCGACTTACCTCCGTATTACAATACAGTTCATCATCTCCAACATATTCGCAATGTTGGATTCCATCGCAAATCCAACGAGACGGCTGGCATTCGTCATCACAGTAAAAATGATCACTTGGGCAATCATGTTGATTATTTTCAACAGCCGGATTGATTTGCGTGAATTCTATAAAAAACGCAAAATATAGTAGTGTTTAAAGTTGATTTAAATTACTATATTAAATTGTGATTTCGATAACCTCGGTCCACTGTGAAAATCTCCCATACAGTTGGTGATTTTGTCCAGGTGTCGTAGTACTCTGatgtaatttgaatttggtaaCTTCGGCATGGGTCCAACGGCACAAATCGACGAGGATACATATCAAtcttagaaaaaaacagtgaGAATATGTTGGTTTCCTCTGCCTCCCCGTGATAAAAACTGCGGATCTGACGGAACACGCTGGTATTTTCAGCGCTCTCCTCGCCttcctatttttaaataaaaaaactttgtaaAATTACGTACATAAGCAAATGTTAAGATCAAATTCTACTGGAAATATCTCTAGATGAAGCGCAGTCAGTTCTGGTGCACATTCAGAATTGTCCTTCCATTTTAAAGTCAAGGAAGTGGAATCTGCTTCAAAACTTAATAACGATTCCATGCTTATTGTTGAGTTATCGTTctacgagaaaaaaaagaaattgaaatgttattttaaaCGTTGAAAATTCTCAAttatcttttatactcaacTGCAGGTGGGACAACGATTTCGGCAAATAATGGTTTGCCTTTGAACGATTGATAATTTGGCACAACTTCGATTGTGTACATGTGACATTGAATGGGAACTTCTTTCAGTTCGAAGTGGCAAGTTTTCCCGCTGAATTTCGACGCAGGCGAGGAAAGGACGATGGAGAATGTGGCGTTGAAtcttttcaaacatttctggGGAATGGCCAAGTAATTTTCACCCGTAGACGGCTGCTTCGGGCTAGAATCGTAAACTCGAATCCAAAATCCAGAACTGAATTTGATACAATCAACTGAAAGTGGGGTCCACTCGATTTGGAGTGAGTTGTTCTCGCCTAACGTAGCTTCAATTTTCCCAGAAGGATTtatgtaattattttctaaatttaaaaaaaaaaaaaacaacaatactAATCACGATCTCTTTCatcatgtaaaataaaactacaaGAAAAATACCTGCATGATTGATGTCCAACAAGGTGGCCAAAGAACATTTGACTGCTCCCCTCAAATAGAGTATtgcattttggttttgtttcagATCAGCTTCAACTTTCgtaattaaaatcaaagaGCCAAGTGTTACTACATGAATATActaattaaatagaaaaattaagcTCGTTTACCGGATCGGACAGTCGAGTTCTTGGAAGAATCAAGCGAAGCAGACAGCGCCAGAATTTCAGtcaattcttcttctgttttcttatttgcGACGATAGAAATTAAACCTCGTACGACCGTCTCTAATTTTTCGAGGCGCTCCCGCAGATGCCGGCACTCCGCTGGGTTGCATTCCGAATTCGCCCATACATTACTGGTGCAGCTGATCACAAGGATCCCTAAAATTATCTCAAAATACCATCCCATGATTAATCACTTCCAACACTTTACTTGAGGAGGTATTTCAACACGTCAGTACGCCACCAGGAAAGCACTGCAACTTTTCAACCGATGACAAACTGTAGCGCACATTTTATATGCAACTGATTTTATTACACGCGCAGCTACAGACAGCAGCAAAACTGTCATAGCTAATTCTTATCAGAAATGCGTAGGAATTGAATTACAGCCTGCAGCCTAGCTATTTTTCATAATAAGCGGTTCAAGCTTAAATGATATCCCTCCCGTTTCATAGCTAAAATCTgcatttgtttatttgtctCGTCTGTCGATTGACTTGGTCAGGAACACGATATTTACATTGGCTCatatttctaataataaacaCGTACGAGATATTTTAACGCctagaaaaaatcagaaaaagaattcgaaaTCAAATTGAGTGTGCTCATGTGTTTGctatgagaaaaaacaaaaacgtgaGCTTATTTTTACTATGGGTGATTCTGCTGGGACATGCAAGTCCTGGATAAACAgtaaaaacgacaaaaataaaactttaataTATCATAATAAGGGGATGGTCTCTATCTAGAAATAAAACACGAGGTAGTGAAACAAActaaatgaaacaaaagtgGGTACCTCAGTTGATCATCTGTCTTCTAATGTTGGTCCTTGGCTGAGAAGACCGATAAAGACACAAGCTTGCTGCTGTGGCAGTTTTGCACTGCTGGTACCCGATGAGAAGGTTAACTTCAAACTACTTCAATCAGCAACAATCTGTGCTTCAGATTTTAACCAGTTTGTTGCTTCCAACTATTCTGTTACTTAAAATTTCTTGAATGTTCAGTGAATTTTACGAGGAAATGGTCGTAGAGCACGTGACCTAACGCTAAAATTCTTACAGCAAGTGACTAATTACATGTTATTAACCTTGAAATATCTAAAATGTGTATGCCCGTCGAAcgttattcttattcttgtcGTAGGCAGCTGTTAAGTTTCTATTTCTACTCCTAAAATCCTAATAGCAAACTAGTTTACTGGCACCAAATCTAGCACTAGCTGTTCTCCAAAATTCCATTTGCATCTAGTTCTGCTGTCGTCTGCTTTGCAAACTCCTTCACTGAAAGCAACGATAATGGCGCCCAAAAGTTCTATCGATTATTCGCTCGAATCGAATCGgttgcattttaatttttaagtcaataaaatattttttaaaaatgaaattacaatctgtaagaaagaaaaaaacatttggaataATTAATCATCACACGgaatttaattctttcaagcggggaaataatgcaaaaaaCTCTCAGGTACGAACCGATATCAAGATGAATATCAAGCGCTAAAAATAACATATAAATGACCCCATTAACATTGAGCCTCCAACCcccatattaaaaaataaaaacaaaccatttAAACCGATTTAAACGGTCGAGAACAAAGCCAGAAACCCCGGAAAAGTTGTGTCATCGTCGTCCGATGTAAATCTGACGAGTAATTCATTCGATGAGGAGatgatggtgaaaggtgtttTGGCCAATCCGGATTTCTCCAGAAGCAGCTGGGAATTTACTGCAGACCCGTCGTACACCTAATTAAACGGTGACATCCTCCTAAttgttaaatttgtttcattataGAAAATACAGGATAGCTCACGCACTGTGACAAAGTCGAATTTCTCTTGGGTTTTAAAGAAGGCAAATAAAAGTCGAATTTTCGTGCCCGGTGAAGTGACGATATTCCAGCGGTAATCGTACGAATTCGGATAAGCCGCTGGATAGTTGGGACTTTCAATTGTTCCTGACGATCCCACAATTATCTCCTTGCGCACCTTCATCTATATTTATATGACGTCAATGAAGTACAATTAAAATTAGTCTCAAATTGaagtattacattttttatcaGATTTGTGCTGTTGTGCACATCTTTCTAGTCATTCTTACAGTAGCAACACTCCAGCGGGCTGTGCTGTTGGACACTTCCGTCGGCTGTGGAAACCTGATTATCATTTTACGACTGATGGAATACAGGATTTCACTTGTCTGTGGGTTAGATGAAACGTCGTACAGCACTTGCCCTGTCGAGTTCCAACCGTCGTATACCTTTTATTAGCGTATGGTTTGTGCAAAAATGAGAGATGTGAAAATATAGCTTTTATAATTgataaacaaaattagaaaagaatgCTCACCGTCATGATGGGTTGATCTTGATCATCGTTACCAGCAGTGACGTTTGCAAtgcgatttctttttaaaataattcccgTTTCACCTTGTTCAGCTTCCACAAACCAGATACATTCGGTTATGCTGTCGTTAACCGAAAGATTATTTGGCGAGAAAACGACACCTTTCTCGTAGACGTAGCCTCCGCATCCTACCATTGAATAAGTCTGCATATAtaagtaaaaacaaagaaagtaATGAAAAGGAAACCCGCTTAAACCTGGAAAGAACGGCTCCAGCTTCATGGGCACCATATCCATCTAAACAGGGCaacaaaagtttgaaacaTTGAGATGATATACATTTACTATCGCCATACTTACGCTCGTATAATCGATATCAATCACAAACATTGCTGGGCAATACATTTCTGGAAACTCTATGTACAAATTATTAGAAGATGACCGCATAGACAAAGGTTTTGTTGATTCGTTATGAGACAATAGTAGAGGACTCGCCCAGTAAGGTCCGTCATAGATCTGTGCAAAAACTTTTCTTAATGATAGGCTTCCGACGTCGGTAAATGATAAATCTTTAGTTGTACATGTACAAtctatgtatgtatgtatgtaatgTACAGTCTAAAAATATCGTACCTTTAAAGTCTggtttctttcgtttctatAGCTATTAAAACTGAGCCAAATTGTGTGATTGGTTGGCACAGATACCAACACCACTTTTTTCGAGACAAGCTGGACATTACGATTGCACATTATCATTTCCGAATTTAAATGTCCTGTATAGTTGGTCAGCTGGTTACAACTTTCTTGCTGATTTCTGAGATAATCTACAGTTTCTCAAAACAGTTGTCTTAGAAAAAATTGCGGAGAATGGTACCTGttgaagttttttaaaaatgattattatataaaataaaatatgtaccACAGTCATTTTCGTCGGAACCGTCAACACAATCGATAAATCTATCGCATACATAGGAAGAAGGGATGCACTGCCGGCCACATCGGAATTCACAATtctgcatcattatcaaagtGAACAGTGATTAGTAGAAcaacaatattttataaatcaaattctaaatgtgttttttaaataacaatcgGCTTACTTCATCACTGTGACAATTCAATTCATCATCCACCGAATTACAGTCACGAGTTCCATCGCAAATCCAACCGAATGATCGGCATGAGCCGTCGCATTTAAATGCATCAATTTGGCAATCATATGGATTGTGTGTCGGATTCATTTGGGTGAATACTTGAGTAtatcgaaatattttaaagaatgaGTTTAATGTGTATAAAGATCTACTAATATCGTCTGTACCAGGCTCTTCCGTGAAAGTCTCCCATACAGACGGTGCTCTGGTCCAGGTGTTGGAATActctgattttatttcaattttgtatCTTCGACATGGGTCCAACGGCACCCATTCAACAGGACAATAAGTTTGATTTTCTGGAAGTGACAGCGAGAATACGTTGGTTTCCTCTGTCGGTTGTTTGAGACAATTTCGTGGAATCTGTAGCGACATGGTCGCATTACCAGCGTTTTCCATACCGTCCTAATATAAGAACCAAAGTAATAAcatgtagaaaaagaagagaagatttTAATTCAAGGTTACTGGAAATATCTTTAAATAGAGCGAAGTCAGCTGAGGTGTACACCCAGAATTATCTTTCCATTTTAGAGTAAATAAACTGGAATTGGATCCAACACTTATTAACGATTCCAAGCTTTTTGACGAGTTATCGTTctgcaagaaaaacaaacaaacaatttaattaCTAATTTAGTTgctgaaatattaaaatcatCTTGTTTACTTAACTGCAGGTGGGATAACGATTTCGGTAAATAATGCTTTGCCTTTGAGCGATTGATAATTTGGCACAACTTCGATTGTGTAAACCCGACACTGAATGAGAACATCATTCAGTTCGAAATGGCAAGTTTTCCCGCTGAATTTCGACGCAGACGAGGAAAGGACGATGGAGAATGTGGCGTTTGCCcgttttttcaaacatttctggGGAATGGCCAAGTAATTTTCGCCGGTGGACGGCTGCTTCTGGCTCGAATCGTATACCCGAATCCAAACGCCAGAACTGAATTTGATGCAATCAACTGAAAGTGGAGTCCACGCGATTTGGAGCAAGTTGTTCTCGCCTAAAGTAGCTTCGATTTTCCCAGACGGATTTATTCCAtcattttctataaaaaaaaaacaaacaaaaacaattagaCGAACGCGATCTGTTGTGATATACAATAAAATGAGAACACTAGGAGGAAATACCCGATCGATTGATGTCTAGTTGGTTGGCCAAAGAACATCTGACTGCTCCTCTCAAATGGAGTATggcattttggttttgtttctgaTCGACTTCAACTATTATTATAGTAAAATTCAAAGCGCAAAGGGTTACTATATGAACACTTACTAAATAGGAAAATTAAGTACGTTTACCGAGTCGGACAGTCGAGTTCTTGAAAGAATCAAGCGAAGCAGACAGCGCTAGAATTTCAGTCAATTCTTCCtctgttttcttgtttgcgACGATGGAAATTAAACCTCGTACGACCGTCTCTAATTTTTCGAGGCGCTCCCGCAAATGCCGGCACTCCGCTGGGTTGCATTCCGAATTCGCCCAAACATTACTGGTGCAGCTGATCACAAGGATCCCTAAAATCATCTCAAAATACCGTCCCATGATTAATCACTTCAACAATTTGTCAAGTAACAATAAACTAAAGTAGGTACTATTCCATCTCGCCAGAAAGCAAATTAGAATGTTACACTGTCCTTGTCAAACTGACGACAATCTGTAGCCCACACTTTTGCATTGAAAGCTGATTTCCTAGTACTCGTGCAGCTACAGATAGCAGCATCTATCTACCAAGCTAATTCTTATCAGAAACGAGTAGGAATTGAATTACAGGAATTTGAGCTTGCCAAAAGGGTAAATGTAGCGATTCAAACGTAAATAATATCCCCGTCGCTATAGTAGCTTCCATTTCATGGCAAGCGTCtgcattttatttacttttctaATCTTTCGATCGACTTGGATGGAACAAGTTATCTTGGCTCATATTTCTTACTAGTGAAAACGCACGAGATATTTTATCGCCcagcaaaaaccaaaaagaatttgtgaacaaaatgtgtttgatatgaaaaataacaaaaaatgaaacccaATCAtgcaatcaaaaacaaaagcgcAATTCCGGTCAACAAACGCATGCGGATGTCTAGGGTTTGACAACGTACCCGTCACAAATAACTTCAAAACAAGGAGCTATTACTCGAATGGATCAGaaatctaataattttttcgtttttcagacgtggtggccgagtggttaaggcgacagACTGCTAATCTGTTGTGCTCTGCACGCATGAGTTCGAATCTCATCCACGTCGATAATACAACAtcatattttatctttttgtatttctatCTTAATGCAATTGACCCCTCTCACTAttgtataaaaaggaaaaaatagcgTAAGTATTGCACGTTACTTTATGTCAAAAGACCCGACCAAAACGACCGTGCCCCCCTTCGTCGACTGTGCCGAGCTATTGCTGAGTAGTAATAATCTGGTGGATGTCAAATgtatcgaaaaaaagaaaaggatatgaCAGTCTATGTTACGCCAAATCAAACATAGCAAACTCGACGAGATAATTAGTCTGCCCTGCCAGAAAAcgtaacaaaacatttttaacgaTCACGATCAGATCTTAATTTCAGGTTGCCATAAAAGAAGTGAACGTTTTtagacattttcaaaatgtttacgATTCAGCATATGCAAAATTTTAAGTATGATATGAGCAATTTCACATTTAACCTAATACTTAATTCTACAACAATCAAAATGGTCTTACCTTGAAGCTCTAATAGTGCTGGTTAAGTTTGGTGCCGGAAATAGTTTTCCATGGTGGGGATGAAGAGTGGTATTTTTCCCCAGCTACACATTTGCAAAAAAGATCTGGTGGATCTGTTTATTTCTGCTGGATCTACCTAGCAGGGAGGAGAGCCTATGTCATTTTTCACAAGACTTGCAAGATTACTgagctgaaaaataaataccaaaaataGGTAACTGTATCACTATACATCATTTAGAACAgtaagggggggggagaatagttgaacaaatgaaattaagcAAAAGTGTGTACCTCATTTGATCATGTCTTCTAAAGTTGTTGGTTGAGAAGAATAACGATAAAGACACAAGCTTTCTTCTGTGGCAGTCTTGCACTGCTAGTACCATATGAGGCAGTTAACTTCAAACTTCATGATCCATCAACCATCAACAAACTGTGCAACAGATTTCACACATTTTAACCAATTTGTTGCTTCTAACTATTCTTGAATGTTCGGTAAATTTTATGAAAGGCAGTGACCGCACGTGACCTGCTAAAATCTAAAATTCTCAtctagcaaaaaaaaaagaggtgaCTAATATTATGTTAATACCTTAAAATAATAACTAAAATATGTATCCACGTAcgttattcttattcttttgacttttggtAGGCAATCCTAAACTACGAATATAAGTATTTTTACTGTATCTCATTTCAGTCAAGTTACGTCTGCTTTGTTATTGTTACCGTAACAGACGATGATGGCGCCAAAAAGTCCAATCGATAGTTTGCTCAAATCGATTACATAATTTTGCATTACAAAACTGACACAATAAAAATTCTgataaatttctatttttattttttctcgaaaTAAAATGACAGGTATGGCTAAAAAGTAACGAGTAAATTTGCCACTGATCAAAAGTGTTCCCATCAAACAACAAACTCCCCGGCTGCGGCTGCTAGGctgcaaaaatgatttaagaaAACCTCAACTGATGATGCGGAAAAAATAGCATTAATAATGCGATCCGGGCGGCAGGAACGGGTTAGTActcaaaatttacaaaagaaaGCAGTTTGTATTGCCCAACATAAACAAATTAACCAACCATTAAGGGTTATTCGATTCGAACTGCCAATTCTTTTCGATACCCATCGCTATCCAGCTGTTCAAATCTTTCTTCGCAATCTTTGTGCAGATTAACAAAACGATTTTCTGAAGAGGATTGTTCTCTTGCATCAACACATCGATTCCCTTTTTAGTGACATAGCAACACCCAATCATTTTCAAGCGCTAAAGATTACGAAAAGAGTGTAGGTCATTGGCCTTTTGCAGAATCGCATCAGTAAGAGTATAACAGGCCTCTAAATGAACAATAGCAAGCAACGGGGACCTTACTACTGACCTTACTAACTGCAAGCGGGGAAAATTAACGGCGACTTTATGTTTTTGGCTGTACTAATCATCGCGTTTCACTGGAATAAAGGGGATGAAAATATGGTAGTAAATCGCTTACCTTTCAATGGTCTTCAAGACTGAATCGTAGAAAATGCCGGACTTCTTTGAATCATTTATCTAATGATAAATGTTTAGCAACAAGCTTGGAGAAAATGGTGTCCAGCATACCAACTATTAGTTTGTGAGGCAGTGCAAGTCTGGGGTCAGCTTCTAGTAAATGTAGTTCGAACGGTAAATGTAGTTCGAACGCCATGTTGATAGatgtcttcctttttttagtgcGAATCACTGGCGAGTGGGAAAACCAAATGAAGGAATTTCTCGATTTCAGGATAGGCGAGGTCAGCGAAGAATAATGGCTGGACTaagttttgaatgtttctttaCCAGTTGATCCAAACCCGGCTTTGAACATCGGATTCATCTTGACTTACATTGGCCAAatcttgtgtgtttgttcgGTGTTTCTGAATTCTGAAGTAGACACATTATTCAATGTTTAAATAATACAAGAACAAATTAAGGAGATTACTAACCCCGTACTTTTTTGTGGTCAAAAAGATCAAACTGTGCCAGTGATCGAGGATTGATGAAATTAATCCGCAAAACGGTGACTGCGTGACTGAGATATTCCATTTGGGCAGAGGGATCGCTCGGACGATGAACAGCTTCCCAAGGTGTAAGCTTATACACAGATAAAAACTTAATTCTCTCTTCTTAACTTAAGAGTGGCCATCTGCCAGCAAGCTGTAAATCCCACATTCAGACTTCAGATGTTGTATGTTTTACCTATTGTTGTCACCCCAGAATAAAATTCTGAATATTGAGTTTAGGCTTTCCAAATCCAGAAACACCTTCGCTGATGAATGTGATGGATCCAAATAAGGCAGTGTTAATAACAATGACTCACTCCACATCCTATGAGTTATTAAAAGTAATGAATTTCTTctgtgaattgaaatttttataccGTTACCAATATCTTTGTGACTGTAGGATGATGGGTACAGCAGTAGGCCTACAGGGGATATTTTGCGGGTGGAGTCTCACAGAAAGATTTGTTGGCACAAGCGATAGgctgtaaaaattaaaacaattactTCAATCTTACTAATACCTtaaccagcagcaacaatctAATGAAATTGGTTTGTTTCAATTAACAAAACCAATTTCAGGGTCTCAACCAGTTCTTTAACATCTGTTACAAATTTATCAAGGGTCGACTTAAGCATGACTTTAGCCACACAGCATTGTACCATAAATCCTACAAATAATTCGTGTCTTTATCTTCATTAACATTGAAGTCCCTACGTCCCTACCAGAAATTGCTTTCACAAAAAGCACATTGTGGGCCAATGCGAGTGGACAAGAATGATTTAAATGGACAGGCAAGTTACCAAAGCAATTGATCTTAACGGATCTTTGATGGGACTGTAGTCAATATATTCATGATATCTTGATAAGAATAGCATAATCATTAATAGTAAAGAAAACTCCAGCTTCCgctgaaaacaaatttaccttGGCCATTAAGCGCCTTTAATCTTTTGAAACATGTTTCGACTTAGCAGCAGAGCCCAAACAATGGCGGAGGCGGAGGGTGGTGGCACTGGTGGCTGGTTGGTTGAGCAGAGTCTGGAGACATCAATCCATCATAGTTCAAATGTTTGCTGCTAGATGTCAGTTTTTTCCCTTCTGGCgcattatttgaattaatgaaaatgaaaaactgattttttcaCGAAAGGAAATAACAGGTTATTTGAGTGGCCCCTGAATAAATCTTTTACATTGAATCTTATGAACactcgaaaggaaaaaaaggcaagaCCGACCCAACAAAATGCGATCAGGACGTGTTACGAATTGTGTCCCATTCATTCCCgggaaattatttaaaacaaaatttggtcTAGATTACAGACTTGACCATTGTTTGTATTTGTAAAATGTAACGAGAATTAGATACTGATTGAAATGCTCCCATGAAACAAAGCTAATTTATTTAAGAATACCTCACAACATTCCTCAACTGATGATGCGGAAAAGTGAGCATTTCGATCCGGGCGAAAGGAATGGGTTAGGAGACGAAATGTACAAAGTAAAGGAAGGCTTTTTATTCCCAACATAAACAAATAATCCAACTAAGGGTCAGCACTTAATCTGAACTCCCAATTCATTTCGGTCGCCATCGCTTTCCAGTTGTTCACATCTTCGTCCGTAATATTTCCGCAGCGGGAGAAACCGATTACCTCGAGGGGATTATTCTCTTGCATGAAGACATCGATTCCCTGTTTTGTGACGGAGGTACAGCGATCAATACTCAAGAACTCAAGATTACGAAAAGAGTGTAGGTCGTTAGCCTTTTGCAGAATCGCATCAGTAAGAGTATTACAGTAACCTAAGCTAACAGAAGAGAGTGACGGGGACGacaacaacttcaacaaaTTTTCAGGAGAAACGAGCGAATGTTGGTCATTACTACCGCCGTCTAAACGTAACTTCCTGAGATGCATTAATACGGGGATTTTCGTGTTTACCTGTGCCCGTTCTAGATTTGCAACCCGGGGCAACTCACGGCTTCTACTAAGACTCAAAGTGTGCAGATTGGGACAAAATCGGATAATTGCCGAAATATCAATGTCCAGGACGCGTCCTTCTATTTGGAGTAACGTCAACGATTTACCAAAGGATTTCAGAAGTGGAAGAATGCCTCGGTCAAACGTGACGCTTTCATCGAATCTATTCGAAAACCCATTGTCAAGATGGATACTTAAGACATAGAGCGTTTTGAGTGAAAGGATGCTTAAAAGATCAGCATTCTTAATTCCTCCAGGCAGTATTAGATGTAAATCCGTAATATAAGGACACAAGAGCAACGACTGCCCAAGAGTGCCACTTCTATAGAATCTCTGCATGAAACATTCGTAAGAGAGCAACGACAACGAGTATTGTTTGGGGGTGTTGGGTATCTTTTGATCTAACGCAGTTTCTGCTATAGAAGCCAAACCTTCAACAAGAGACTCGTGGTACAGGATCTTTAATAAAGGTAAATTGTCAAGGGCCATTC
Proteins encoded in this window:
- the LOC124208481 gene encoding uncharacterized protein LOC124208481 isoform X5; this translates as MILGILVISCTSNVWANSECNPAECRHLRERLEKLETVVRGLISIVANKKTEEELTEILALSASLDSFKNSTVRLVEVDQKQNQNAILHLRGAVRCSLANQLDINRSENDGINPSGKIEATLGENNLLQIAWTPLSVDCIKFSSGVWIRVYDSSQKQPSTGENYLAIPQKCLKKRANATFSIVLSSSASKFSGKTCHFELNDVLIQCRVYTIEVVPNYQSLKGKALFTEIVIPPANDNSSKSLESLISVGSNSSLFTLKWKDNSGCTPQLTSLYLKIFPDGMENAGNATMSLQIPRNCLKQPTEETNVFSLSLPENQTYCPVEWVPLDPCRRYKIEIKSEYSNTWTRAPSVWETFTEEPVFTQMNPTHNPYDCQIDAFKCDGSCRSFGWICDGTRDCNSVDDELNCHSDENCEFRCGRQCIPSSYVCDRFIDCVDGSDENDCDYLRNQQESCNQLTNYTGHLNSEMIMCNRNVQLVSKKVVLVSVPTNHTIWLSFNSYRNERNQTLKIYDGPYWASPLLLSHNESTKPLSMRSSSNNLYIEFPEMYCPAMFVIDIDYTSMDMVPMKLEPFFPGCGGYVYEKGVVFSPNNLSVNDSITECIWFVEAEQGETGIILKRNRIANVTAGNDDQDQPIMTVYDGWNSTGQVLYDVSSNPQTSEILYSISRKMIIRFPQPTEVSNSTARWSVATMKVRKEIIVGSSGTIESPNYPAAYPNSYDYRWNIVTSPGTKIRLLFAFFKTQEKFDFVTVYDGSAVNSQLLLEKSGLAKTPFTIISSSNELLVRFTSDDDDTTFPGFLALFSTV
- the LOC124208481 gene encoding uncharacterized protein LOC124208481 isoform X3; this translates as MGRYFEMILGILVISCTSNVWANSECNPAECRHLRERLEKLETVVRGLISIVANKKTEEELTEILALSASLDSFKNSTVRLVEVDQKQNQNAILHLRGAVRCSLANQLDINRSENDGINPSGKIEATLGENNLLQIAWTPLSVDCIKFSSGVWIRVYDSSQKQPSTGENYLAIPQKCLKKRANATFSIVLSSSASKFSGKTCHFELNDVLIQCRVYTIEVVPNYQSLKGKALFTEIVIPPANDNSSKSLESLISVGSNSSLFTLKWKDNSGCTPQLTSLYLKIFPDGMENAGNATMSLQIPRNCLKQPTEETNVFSLSLPENQTYCPVEWVPLDPCRRYKIEIKSEYSNTWTRAPSVWETFTEEPVFTQMNPTHNPYDCQIDAFKCDGSCRSFGWICDGTRDCNSVDDELNCHSDENCEFRCGRQCIPSSYVCDRFIDCVDGSDENDCDYLRNQQESCNQLTNYTGHLNSEMIMCNRNVQLVSKKVVLVSVPTNHTIWLSFNSYRNERNQTLKIYDGPYWASPLLLSHNESTKPLSMRSSSNNLYIEFPEMYCPAMFVIDIDYTSMDMVPMKLEPFFPGCGGYVYEKGVVFSPNNLSVNDSITECIWFVEAEQGETGIILKRNRIANVTAGNDDQDQPIMTVYDGWNSTGQVLYDVSSNPQTSEILYSISRKMIIRFPQPTEVSNSTARWSVATMKVRKEIIVGSSGTIESPNYPAAYPNSYDYRWNIVTSPGTKIRLLFAFFKTQEKFDFVTVYDGSAVNSQLLLEKSGLAKTPFTIISSSNELLVRFTSDDDDTTFPGFLALFSTV